From Centroberyx gerrardi isolate f3 chromosome 10, fCenGer3.hap1.cur.20231027, whole genome shotgun sequence:
GACTAAAATGGAAAACTACTCGAAGTAGTCCGATAGCTGCTCAGTTATACGATCAAAGAacgttttgagaaaaaaaacgtTTCATTCCTTCCTTTCCAGAAACATGTAGAAAATGTGTCTTTGGCCCATACCTTCATATAATTGTTCAGAATCATAAGTAGCTTAAAAAGAAGTCAGTGATTGTGCTACACTTTTGTCTTCCGCTGTTCCCACCATTCAACCATGCAGTCCTGGAGGTCCGAGGATATGGACAGATTTGAGAGTATGGCTCCTTTCCCTTCTTTgtcattccctctcttcctACCCAGCCTCTCTTACTGGAAGGTGTGCTCACCACGGACTATATGAGAGGAGAACTCATAGCGGTCTTTGCTGCGGTGACCGCAGATGTTGCACTCCAGCGGATCTCTGTAACCGTGGCAACCCATGTGGATGGTGTACATGACGTGGTCCAGGAAGAGCACCTGACAGTGGTCGCACTGGAAGGCCCGCACCTCCCGGCCCTCCCGTCCGAACACCCGCACCCCGTCCTGGCTCACGGGCCTCTCCGCGGGCCCTCGCATCACCCCTGCCGCCAATCCCGCCCCGCTGCCGGAGGGAGCCTCGGCCACTCGGTCGCCTGAGTAGACCACCGCCGGACTGGCTCGCGACCTGGGGCGGGGAAGGGGGTTGTTCCCGTGGTAACCCAGCCTATCCTGGGGGCTGCTGCGAGCCGAGTCGGCCGAGTCCAGTCCGCTGTTGCTGGGAGATTCCTCTCGGCCCGGATGGGGATGCTGCTTGCCGTGCCTTGCCAGGGCGATGGGGCCGTTGGCGGTGGGGTGGCCGGGGAAATCGGGGGGCAGCGGCGGATGGGGCGGCTGCGGCAGCAGGACGTCACGGCCTCCCGGACGCTCCATTCGTTGGGCCAGGGGGAGGACGTGGTGGAAGAGGGGGTTGACCATGGGCACCACCTCACtcatggagagagggggaccCGGATGGTGGATCATGGGCCGGATGGTTTCCGATCCCAGGTAGGTGATGGCATTGTTGATGGCCTGGTCCATCATGTGGGCCTGCATCAGCTCGGCCTCCTTCTCGTACTTCAGGCCCATCTCGTAGCCCAGCTCAGGGTAGCCGTAGCGTGCCACCTTCTCACCTGCATGACAAGGAGCAGCACTTTGATTGAGTGAAATGAATCGGTTTGACAAGATGATGTCAATTTGAAACcataaaggcccattcacatctacaatgataactataaagataactataaaacaaaaatatagttATCATTTTGGATGTTTATATAGTTAtcgttgtagtgggaacacagacattctgtTAGTTCTATTCTGTTACTTAGAATGATTTAAATCTCTTTAATTACAGCTATCTTTATAGTGaacgttctagatgtgaatgagCCTTACGAGGCCAAACAGAATAAATTTAGATGCAAGAGTGGTGGGGAACACTGCTTTTAGATACAAACAAAATAGAGAAACAGGTAAGAGAATGGGTGTTTTCACAAAAATCTCTATTCCAGTCAATCAAACTCACATCTTGTTAATATTTTGGGGcttgttttttgcattttgtactTGGTCTGCAGTGTGTGCAAGTCTAATGGGGCGGAAAGCCCCATCCATCTGAGTGCACTGTTTAACCCCTCCAGAACAGGGATGCGGTGAGCTGTTTTCTCTCGATAAGAGCAATGGCAAAGTTACAGGTGTACCTAACCACAGAGTGAAAAACATTTCCTTGCCTATCTGTCATCCGCTCACTGTTGCTTGctcaatctcttcctctctttctaaTAGTGTGGTAAATAAAACTATTcgacgaaaaaaaaaacaacaaaaagagaaagctaATCTGTACTCACAAACAGGGCaggactattttgtaaaatacaGTTTTGTATGCAGCcttgaaaaagaaaggaaaagcaaacaaattCTAGCATTTTAAATTACTCACACAAATGGTTCTGAAGTTAAgtttcagaaagaaagaaggaacaaCATATGCAGGTGAAATTCATAGCAAAGTGTATTGCATGACGTGAATATCACTGGTGCATTTTAAACCTCCTGAGAAGCTACTGTTAAAGTCAGAGTTGCTCAATCAGGTATCAGGTTCGTCTGCCTCTGCCTGGACAAGCAACATCTTTATTTCACACAGAGGTTGGCAAACGGCTGAACAAGTAAGGGTCGGATTCGGGTTGAGGTAAACACCATAGTCACAATACTCTGAATGGCCTAGTAGCACAATAGCACTGAAAAGACTGAATTCTCTGCAAATAAATTATGTTTAACCTCCAGCACCACATCAGACTACTGACTCGCTTTATGAAAGGCAAAGCTCTCTGTTAGAATGCAATTCTACAAAAGTCTTCTCCCTTGGCTGAATGTAAAATTGTTTGTGGGGTGGAGACAAGGGCAAACTAAACACCTCGAAGCAATAAATCAAGGTGTTCTTCATACGCGTATGTGATTGAGGTAGATATCTGCCTTGATCTACTCACCCACAAACTTCTGCGGGATGGTGCTCTTCCTCTTGCCCACGTTGCTCTGCAGCCTTTCGATGACGGGCGGCCGATCGAAGGCGACCATGGCGCTGGGTTCTGCCATGGGCCTCGGCTCCTTAGGGACCTCGCCTGGAAGGgttgaggaggggaggggggttagaAAGGGTGGGAGAAAATGTATTTGGGTGTTAAATCATGGGAAATTGGACAAAAGTTAGGTTTCTAAATTGAACATAATATTATTTTCGAAAGAAAATCAGAATCTATCTGTTAGCACGACTCCTTTTTTTAACTCGAATCCCTGCTTGAAATTCAACCATAACCTCTGCTTAGcatttcttgtctttttcttgtcAAAAGAAACTTTTCTTTTAAGCcatttttcaaatgaaaatgttgaattAATGAAAGAATTAATTACCTAATTAATTGAGTAATTGTACATAAATAACAGATTGTACACACATAAAtgaacaaacagacaaatgaataaattaataaatgaattaatgcATGAAGAGTAGCCAGAGAGACACATTGAATAACCTGTGTTGATGAAGTTAACTTTCATTCTAATTGAGCACATTAAAGATTTTCTCAAAGTATATCAATGTCAAATAAATTGTGTTGATGACCTCTAAGCTCCTGTCAGCTGCTTCTTTTTAGCATATTATTCATATCATTTCTGCTTTTTGATGTGCAACTGAACAGGAGGGGATTTCAGGGAGGCTAAAACCTGAGAACTCCCATACTggaccaaatgaaagcacaaagcaaatcactttttttaatttttttttatgaattaatatTGCATGAGTAGACTGATTACTCATGAGCTTGAGATGAATTCATTCTGGAGGTGAGGTCCAACTCTGCTGCTGCATTTCATCACACCCTATTATATTTCCTGTTCCCCATCAGACCAGCATCGTCCTCATGGTTTCATTCTTAGTAAAGCCATTTACCTGGGTAAGGGCCGGTGTTGCTGGCCGGATCCATGCCGACGCTCTGCAGATAACTATGGCAGCGCTCTTTATGCTCCTCCAATGATGTGCGCTGCTTGTAGCTCCGCCCACAGTAGTTGCACTTGTGTGGTTTGCCAACTAAAAGTGAGAAGACATTAAAGGGAACGCCTATTAATTTCATTCAGAGAGAGTGGGCATGGTCCTCTGGGATGATGCAACCTGCCACAGTCTTCAGACAGTGCGTAGTAGTAAACACTACAAACTACAAACGAATCGAGAGCAAGCCTCTGAGATCATGGCTGTTCCACTACTAGTGTGATCACAATCATTGCCAGACAGAAGCAGTGGGCGACGTACACAGATAGTTGCGCCAGAAAGTCTGCATTACAAAATGCCTTGATCTCTGGAACACGCAGCTAACTCCCACTGCTGTGGTACAGACTGCATAGCATGAGTGAAAAGGGAAGCTGATCACGCATCCCATGGTGGTGGTAGGAAACTAACTCCAATGTCAAAGGGCTATGGAGGTGGAGCATGATTCATAGCGCCATTTCCATTCCACTCCATTCCATTCCATCAACAGAGGATGGCTTTTACATCCATCTCAGCCAGGCAATGAacccatccatccttccatccatctttGTTGCTTGAGCACTCAATCAATGGATTAATGGATAAATGGATGAATTaatcaatcattcaatcaatctaacaatcaatcaatcacattTGTCATTATTAAAACCTATGAAAAATTTGATCTTGATGTACAATTTTCAAGCACATCACTGGTGCTACACCATATTCCTTGCAAATTTCATTATCCActcactcaccccccccccccccccacacacacacacattttttttttgacgcACAACTTACTCCACTACTGAAATGGTTTTCTTTGATTTCACTGAAATCTGACCTTGACAATTTCCTAATTGCACTTAATAAAAGCAGGCCATTGAATGTTTTAAATGGACCGGatgcttttaatgttttcacCGCTTTTGCCGCCATTCGATCCTCGCCCTCACCGCTAATTTCACTGCAACATACTGAAGTGAAAACCCTATGCAGGCAGACACTGCTGAGGAAATAGGTCTGTACTCCTGTAGTAGAGCGTTCTCAAAACTAATGTAATGACTCATAAAGGGAGTCGCTGAGTGAACTGGAGGCCACACGGCATACCAATGTGGCCCAGACACTGTCATTAGCAAGGCAGTGTAGTAAGAAGCTCACTGCCGTAATGGTGGCGGCTATTACTAGAAGAAGCTGTGTGGA
This genomic window contains:
- the ikzf2 gene encoding zinc finger protein Helios, with the protein product METKAPDGYCASNGQCSPRKENSRMLVDQSTPNGQTAPQGPNSPCEPRIKQEEETGEEAETRSTAPEDMGQSGEEGLGPEEPMTDSPNNLQDGLSGPDAADGGNRQSNGDRPFHCSQCGVSFTQKGNLLRHIKLHTGEKPFKCPFCNYACRRRDALTGHLRTHAVGKPHKCNYCGRSYKQRTSLEEHKERCHSYLQSVGMDPASNTGPYPGEVPKEPRPMAEPSAMVAFDRPPVIERLQSNVGKRKSTIPQKFVGEKVARYGYPELGYEMGLKYEKEAELMQAHMMDQAINNAITYLGSETIRPMIHHPGPPLSMSEVVPMVNPLFHHVLPLAQRMERPGGRDVLLPQPPHPPLPPDFPGHPTANGPIALARHGKQHPHPGREESPSNSGLDSADSARSSPQDRLGYHGNNPLPRPRSRASPAVVYSGDRVAEAPSGSGAGLAAGVMRGPAERPVSQDGVRVFGREGREVRAFQCDHCQVLFLDHVMYTIHMGCHGYRDPLECNICGHRSKDRYEFSSHIVRGEHTFQ